In Candidatus Methylacidiphilales bacterium, the sequence TGGACAGACGAAGTTGCGGCGTAGTCTTGCCGGATGCAACTCGCCATCGTCGGAACCGGCAATATGGCCCGTGCCATCACACGCGGCCTGCTCGCCAATCATGTCTTCCAGGCCCCGGCCATCACCGGGACCGATAATTTCAAGCCCAGCCGCGACGCCTTTCTCGCCCTCGACCCCGAAGGCAAATTGAATTGGGCCGACAGCATTCCACAAGCCGTCGCAAAGGCCGACATCGTTCTCATTTCAGTAAAACCCCAGCAAATCCCCGATTTGTTCCCCGAACTGGCGCAGGCCAAACAAAATGCGCTCTATATTTCCATCGCCGCCGGTGTCCGGCTCGAACGACTGGAAAAAGGCCTGGGCGCGGGCAGGCCCATTATCCGCACCATGCCCAATACGCCGTTGCTCGCGGGTGAAGGCTGCACCGCCTATGCGGCCGATTCCGGCGCCAGCGAAGTCCACTGCCAGCTTGTGGAGAGAATTTTCGGGGCTGCAGGGCTTGTGTTTCCGGTAGCTGAAGAAAATCTGGACGCGGTGACCGCCTTGAGCGGATCAGGACCGGCCTTTTTTGCGCAGATTCTGGATTGGCTTGTTCAGGCCGCCAGTGCGGAAGGACTGCCGCGCGAGCTGGCTTATCCGATGGCCCTCCAAACCATGCGCGGCACAGCGCGACTGTTGCAGGAAACGCAAATGAGCCCGCAGGAACTCATCAAACAGGTTTCCAGCAAGGGCGGCACAACCGAGGCGGGACTGGGCGTTCTGCAAGGCGGGGATCTGGCGATGCAATTGGGCAAAACCATCCGGGCCGCGGCGCGCCGCTCGCGCGAACTGGCCAATTCCTGAAAACAAAGTTTAAAATACAGCACGTTTAACAGGAAGATCGCAAAGTACGCTTGGAACTGGCGCAGCCGCATCTATCCCTCTGACAAGGGGGAACTGAAGGGGGTGCATCTTGTGAGCGCCAAAGGCGCGGATTCATTCAGATAACTAACAGCCAACTTCAAACTGAACACTGAAACCTTAAACTTGGAGTTTACACCCAATTTCACCTTGTTTTGGGGGTGCAAGCGGGTGTAAGTTTAAAGGATGCAAGGCCCTGGACGAAATAGGAACATCTGTGCGGCAATTGCAGGTAAAATGCCGCGCGCGGCAGAACAATACTGTTCGGCAGAAATAAAATATCTATGGCTAAAACACGAAACATACTCAAACACCTAACAATAGAAACAGCGGTAGGCACACGCAAATGCCACCCAAATAAAACCCACACGATTCAACCAGGAGAAACCCACTTGGCACAGCAAACGATCACAGGCAGAGAAAATATTTGTAGAGTTTGTGCTGTAGAGATTTTTGACGTCGCAGAAAATCATCTTCGCCAGTTGAGAAGAGATTTGGGAGCCTGAAAAGCCGAACCATGCGTTCCAGCGAATCCCCTACAGCACCAGACTTTTGTGGTAATGTCGCATGGGATCCATGCCAGCAGAGCTGTCACGCCCCATGCTGGTCCTCACGAGCTGTAGGGGATCGCTGAACGCCGACGGCGCCAAGGAGACATCATGACTGTCATGCGTATGGACAACGTCGGCATCGTGGTGGCAGACATCAATGCCGCCATTGAGTTCTTCACCGAACTGGGTCTCCATCTCGAGGGGCGTACCACTGTTGAAGGAGACTGGGCAGATGGGGTCACCGGATTGCGCGACATGCGCGTCGAGATTGCCATGATGCGTACACCGGACGGTCACAGCCGGCTCGAGCTGTCCCGTTTTCTTGCGCCGCCCGTGGCCGCCGATCACCGCAGCGCCCCAGTGAACGCGCTCGGTTACCTACGCGTCATGTTCACCGTGGAGGACATCGACGATACGCTTGTCCGGCTCGGCACACACGGCGCGAAGCTCGTCGGCGAAGTAGTCCAGTATGAAAACATGTATCGGCTCTGCTACATCCGGGGTCCCGAAGGAATTCTCATCGGGCTCGCACAACAGCTCGGGCAGCAGACTTCCAGAGAGAATCCCATAGGACGTAACCGTTGAGAACTAAAGATGAATCGCCTAACTAGTCGTTGTAGCCTACGGATCACGCTTGCATTTCGGCTCTTTGAAGAAAAGGTGAACGTAATGTGCAATGTTCCAGGGCGGGCCGGCAAGCGCGCCCGCGGCTAAACGCTACGTTAGCTATAGGAAGAT encodes:
- a CDS encoding VOC family protein, producing MDNVGIVVADINAAIEFFTELGLHLEGRTTVEGDWADGVTGLRDMRVEIAMMRTPDGHSRLELSRFLAPPVAADHRSAPVNALGYLRVMFTVEDIDDTLVRLGTHGAKLVGEVVQYENMYRLCYIRGPEGILIGLAQQLGQQTSRENPIGRNR
- the proC gene encoding pyrroline-5-carboxylate reductase encodes the protein MQLAIVGTGNMARAITRGLLANHVFQAPAITGTDNFKPSRDAFLALDPEGKLNWADSIPQAVAKADIVLISVKPQQIPDLFPELAQAKQNALYISIAAGVRLERLEKGLGAGRPIIRTMPNTPLLAGEGCTAYAADSGASEVHCQLVERIFGAAGLVFPVAEENLDAVTALSGSGPAFFAQILDWLVQAASAEGLPRELAYPMALQTMRGTARLLQETQMSPQELIKQVSSKGGTTEAGLGVLQGGDLAMQLGKTIRAAARRSRELANS